Proteins encoded together in one Aminipila butyrica window:
- a CDS encoding bifunctional 3,4-dihydroxy-2-butanone-4-phosphate synthase/GTP cyclohydrolase II has protein sequence MFKYNTIEEALEALQAGKLILVTDAEDRENEGDLICAAQFATPENVNFMATYGKGLICMPMSGELADRLGLEQMVQTNTDNHQTAFTVSIDHVDTATGISALERSVTAMKTVTEGVQAADFRRPGHMFPLLSKPFGVLERPGHTEATVDLMELAGLKACGLCCEIMGDDGGMMRTAALKEFAREHGLVFVTIEALKEFRQKREQLVEQVAAVKLPTRYGEFTAYGYVNRINGEHHLALVKGDINSVDSILCRVHSECLTGDALGSLKCDCGQQYDAAMKRIAEEGCGVLLYMRQEGRGIGLMNKLKAYALQEQGMDTVEANLALGFEEDLRDYSTAAQMLKDLGVDQVRLMTNNPDKMRQLSAYGIGITQRVDIQAEANDYDLFYLQTKQKKMGHLFDYHGEEIKDRIRGRQ, from the coding sequence ATGTTTAAATATAATACCATTGAAGAAGCATTAGAGGCGCTGCAAGCAGGTAAGCTGATTCTGGTCACAGATGCAGAGGACCGAGAAAATGAAGGCGATCTGATTTGTGCTGCTCAATTTGCTACTCCGGAAAACGTTAATTTTATGGCTACTTATGGCAAGGGGCTAATCTGTATGCCTATGAGCGGAGAGCTGGCTGACAGGCTGGGCTTGGAGCAGATGGTTCAGACCAACACCGATAACCACCAGACGGCCTTTACCGTCTCCATTGACCACGTGGATACCGCAACAGGTATTTCTGCCTTAGAGCGGTCTGTGACCGCTATGAAGACCGTAACAGAGGGGGTACAAGCAGCAGATTTCCGAAGACCGGGTCACATGTTTCCCCTTCTGTCAAAGCCTTTTGGTGTGTTGGAGCGGCCAGGACATACGGAAGCCACCGTGGATTTGATGGAACTGGCGGGCCTGAAAGCTTGCGGTCTCTGCTGCGAGATCATGGGAGATGATGGGGGAATGATGCGCACCGCCGCTCTGAAAGAATTTGCTCGGGAGCATGGCTTGGTATTTGTGACCATCGAAGCTTTAAAAGAATTTAGACAGAAGCGGGAGCAGCTGGTGGAACAGGTGGCGGCAGTTAAACTGCCTACCCGCTACGGAGAATTTACCGCGTACGGCTATGTGAATCGAATCAACGGAGAGCACCATTTAGCCTTGGTTAAAGGGGATATCAACAGCGTGGATTCTATATTGTGCCGGGTTCATTCCGAGTGTTTGACTGGAGATGCTCTGGGGTCGCTGAAATGTGACTGCGGCCAGCAATATGACGCGGCGATGAAGCGGATTGCGGAGGAGGGCTGCGGGGTACTGCTGTACATGCGGCAGGAAGGCCGAGGCATTGGCCTGATGAACAAGTTAAAGGCCTACGCTTTGCAAGAACAGGGAATGGATACGGTAGAGGCTAATTTGGCACTGGGTTTTGAGGAAGATCTGCGGGATTATTCCACGGCAGCACAGATGTTAAAGGATTTGGGGGTGGATCAGGTACGGCTGATGACCAACAATCCGGACAAGATGCGGCAGCTTTCCGCATATGGCATCGGTATTACTCAGCGGGTGGACATTCAGGCAGAGGCCAATGACTATGATTTATTTTATCTGCAAACGAAGCAAAAAAAAATGGGGCATCTGTTTGATTATCACGGAGAAGAAATAAAAGACCGAATAAGAGGCAGACAGTAA
- a CDS encoding NAD(P)-dependent malic enzyme, which translates to MDNGQYALKAHKEWGGKIEVISRAKVASREDLAVAYTPGVAAPCLEIQKNESKAYDYTRKSNLVAVITNGTAVLGLGDIGPSAGMPVMEGKCVLFKEFAGVDAFPLCVDTKDVDELVQVIYKISKSFGGINLEDIGAPACFEVERRLKELCDIPVFHDDQHGTAIVVTAALINAVKLKGQEPRDLSIVMNGAGAAGISITKLLLDAGFRDIIVCDSKGILCQGITPEEGAKGEIARLTNREKKTGSLADAMKGADVFVGVSKGGLVSQEMVRSMKTKPIILAMANPTPEIMPEEALEAGAYIVGTGRSDFPNQINNVLVFPGVFKGALAVRATDITDSMKMAAAQAIAGVISTDELCPEYIIPDPFDDRVAQAVARAVEEEARRLGINRL; encoded by the coding sequence ATGGACAACGGACAATATGCTTTAAAAGCTCATAAGGAGTGGGGCGGAAAGATTGAAGTTATTTCGAGAGCCAAAGTAGCCAGCCGAGAGGATTTGGCGGTGGCTTATACGCCGGGGGTGGCAGCGCCTTGCTTAGAGATTCAAAAAAATGAGAGCAAAGCTTATGACTACACTAGAAAATCGAATTTGGTAGCCGTCATTACAAACGGCACGGCAGTTCTGGGACTGGGAGATATCGGTCCCAGTGCTGGTATGCCGGTTATGGAAGGAAAGTGTGTGCTATTTAAAGAGTTTGCTGGTGTAGATGCCTTCCCCCTTTGCGTAGATACTAAGGATGTGGATGAGCTGGTGCAAGTCATCTATAAAATCTCAAAAAGCTTTGGGGGTATTAATTTGGAAGATATCGGTGCACCTGCCTGCTTTGAAGTGGAAAGACGCTTAAAAGAATTATGCGATATCCCCGTGTTTCACGATGATCAGCACGGTACAGCCATCGTAGTGACCGCAGCGCTGATAAATGCAGTCAAGTTAAAAGGGCAGGAGCCGCGAGACCTGAGCATTGTTATGAACGGGGCGGGAGCTGCCGGCATATCTATTACAAAACTGTTGTTAGATGCTGGATTTCGGGATATCATCGTGTGCGACAGCAAAGGAATACTCTGTCAAGGCATTACCCCAGAGGAAGGAGCCAAAGGGGAAATCGCCAGACTTACCAATCGAGAGAAAAAAACAGGCAGCTTAGCAGATGCCATGAAGGGGGCCGATGTTTTCGTGGGGGTTTCCAAAGGCGGATTGGTCAGCCAGGAAATGGTTCGTTCCATGAAGACAAAGCCGATTATTTTAGCGATGGCGAATCCGACGCCGGAGATCATGCCAGAAGAGGCTCTGGAAGCGGGCGCATACATTGTGGGTACCGGAAGAAGCGATTTTCCGAATCAGATTAACAACGTGCTGGTATTTCCAGGCGTGTTTAAAGGTGCTTTGGCAGTAAGGGCCACAGATATTACAGACAGCATGAAGATGGCAGCGGCGCAGGCTATAGCGGGTGTTATTTCAACAGATGAACTATGCCCGGAATACATTATACCGGATCCTTTCGATGACAGGGTAGCGCAGGCGGTGGCTCGTGCCGTTGAGGAAGAAGCTCGGCGGCTGGGAATTAATCGACTATAA
- a CDS encoding riboflavin synthase, which translates to MFTGIVEEKGTVRRITRGRNSCALEVEGRRVLEDLRLGDSVAVNGVCLTVRELGPNTFEADVMGETLFRSTLGQLKLGSTVNLERAMAAGGRFGGHIVSGHIDGTGTIVSQTVDEIATWVKISAPPAIMYYLVEKGSIAIDGVSLTVAKLEKDSFQVSLIPHTGQETTLLERKVGEAVNLENDVIGKYVEKLLAADGIPAQQSWKASQPISREWLLEQGF; encoded by the coding sequence ATGTTTACGGGAATTGTTGAAGAAAAAGGTACAGTCCGGCGAATCACCAGGGGGCGAAATTCTTGTGCGCTGGAGGTAGAAGGGCGCAGGGTGTTAGAGGATTTAAGGCTGGGAGACAGTGTTGCAGTAAATGGCGTTTGTCTGACGGTACGGGAACTGGGGCCGAATACCTTTGAGGCAGATGTTATGGGGGAAACCCTTTTTAGAAGTACTTTGGGTCAGTTAAAATTGGGGAGCACCGTCAATCTGGAGCGGGCTATGGCCGCAGGAGGCCGATTTGGAGGTCATATCGTCTCCGGTCACATTGATGGTACCGGTACGATTGTCAGCCAGACTGTCGACGAAATTGCCACCTGGGTTAAGATTTCTGCACCCCCCGCCATCATGTATTATCTGGTGGAAAAAGGCTCTATCGCCATCGATGGAGTTAGCCTGACTGTAGCAAAGTTGGAAAAGGACAGCTTTCAGGTCTCCTTGATTCCTCACACCGGTCAGGAAACCACGCTGTTGGAGCGAAAGGTTGGAGAGGCAGTTAATCTGGAGAACGATGTTATTGGAAAATACGTGGAAAAGCTGCTGGCAGCAGATGGAATCCCAGCGCAGCAAAGCTGGAAAGCCAGTCAGCCAATCAGCCGGGAGTGGCTGTTGGAACAAGGGTTTTAA
- the ribH gene encoding 6,7-dimethyl-8-ribityllumazine synthase has protein sequence MRVIEGNLVAEDVKVGIVAARFNEFIVAKLLSGALDGLRRHGVLEEDIQVAWVPGAFEIPLMADKMAKSGEYDAVICLGAVIRGTTTHYDYVCNEVSKGVAHIGLESGIPVLFGVITTENIEQAIERAGTKAGNKGYDCALGAIEMVNLFRQF, from the coding sequence ATGAGAGTAATAGAAGGAAATCTGGTAGCGGAAGACGTCAAGGTGGGTATTGTAGCGGCTCGGTTCAACGAGTTTATTGTGGCAAAGCTGCTGTCGGGGGCGCTGGATGGACTGCGGCGCCATGGCGTTTTGGAGGAGGATATTCAGGTAGCTTGGGTGCCGGGCGCCTTTGAGATTCCCCTGATGGCCGACAAAATGGCCAAATCAGGGGAATATGATGCCGTCATCTGCTTGGGAGCGGTTATCAGAGGGACCACGACCCATTATGATTATGTCTGCAACGAAGTGTCAAAAGGGGTTGCCCATATAGGATTGGAGTCTGGTATTCCTGTCTTGTTTGGTGTGATTACCACGGAAAATATTGAGCAGGCCATAGAACGTGCCGGGACAAAGGCCGGGAACAAAGGCTATGATTGCGCCCTTGGAGCGATTGAAATGGTCAATTTATTTCGGCAGTTTTAA
- a CDS encoding aspartate ammonia-lyase: MDFRFETDSVGRKKVPAEAYYGVQSLRAKENFNMTGKSIPAVQIRSLAEIKKACAVTNAKAGGLDREVAQAIAEACDEILNGRFHDQFIVDQIQGGAGTSTNMNANEVIANIALGLLGREKGEYQYCHPNDHVNKAQSTNDVYPTSLKISLYRTGLELLDKLNELYEALMAKSREFKDVLKIGRTQLMDAVPITLGQEFHAYATVVKRDRSRIQNAIKELLFINMGATAIGTGINASEYYEKHIVSALSEVSGLPLKPCEDMVDGTQNIDGFSVVSSALKTSAISLSKMANDIRLMNSGPKAGLGEITIPAKQNGSSIMPGKINPVIPEVLNQCAFAVIGNDVTVSMACEGGQLELNAFEPVVFNRIFESMTLMINGIDTFVHNCVKDIAANRQTCEDLLYHSTGFVTALCPVIGYKKAAQIAKDFMEEGTPILEGALACGVSKNQLDRILDESRFMPQFATE; this comes from the coding sequence ATGGACTTTCGTTTTGAAACAGATTCAGTAGGCAGGAAAAAGGTACCAGCAGAAGCTTATTATGGGGTGCAGTCCCTGCGGGCAAAGGAAAATTTTAATATGACTGGGAAGTCCATTCCAGCGGTGCAGATCCGTTCCTTGGCGGAGATTAAGAAGGCTTGTGCTGTGACCAACGCTAAGGCGGGGGGACTGGACAGAGAAGTTGCACAGGCCATTGCAGAGGCCTGTGATGAAATTCTAAATGGCCGTTTTCACGACCAGTTTATTGTCGATCAGATTCAGGGTGGAGCGGGAACCTCTACCAATATGAATGCTAATGAAGTAATCGCTAATATCGCCTTGGGCCTTCTGGGCAGGGAGAAAGGCGAATATCAATACTGCCATCCAAATGACCATGTGAACAAGGCACAGTCCACCAATGACGTATATCCTACGTCCTTAAAGATTTCCTTGTACCGGACCGGCTTAGAGCTCCTAGATAAGTTAAATGAACTTTACGAAGCCCTGATGGCCAAGAGCAGAGAGTTTAAGGATGTATTAAAAATAGGCAGAACGCAGCTGATGGATGCTGTACCCATCACCTTGGGCCAGGAATTCCATGCCTACGCCACGGTGGTTAAGAGGGACAGAAGCCGCATTCAGAATGCCATTAAAGAACTGCTCTTTATCAATATGGGGGCCACGGCTATAGGGACTGGCATTAATGCTTCCGAGTATTATGAGAAACATATTGTGTCGGCCTTAAGCGAAGTCAGCGGTCTGCCCTTGAAGCCTTGTGAAGATATGGTGGATGGGACTCAGAATATTGACGGATTTTCTGTGGTATCTTCTGCGTTGAAAACCAGTGCCATCAGTTTATCCAAGATGGCAAACGACATCCGCTTGATGAATTCAGGACCGAAAGCCGGACTGGGAGAAATTACAATTCCAGCTAAGCAAAACGGCTCCTCCATCATGCCGGGAAAAATCAATCCGGTTATCCCAGAGGTACTGAACCAGTGTGCTTTTGCGGTTATCGGCAACGATGTAACGGTGTCCATGGCCTGTGAGGGCGGTCAGCTAGAGCTGAATGCTTTTGAGCCAGTGGTATTTAACCGAATATTTGAATCCATGACTTTAATGATAAATGGCATTGACACTTTTGTTCACAACTGCGTGAAGGATATTGCTGCCAATCGGCAGACGTGTGAGGACCTGCTCTACCACTCTACCGGATTTGTCACAGCCCTTTGTCCGGTGATTGGATATAAGAAGGCTGCGCAAATAGCAAAAGACTTCATGGAAGAGGGTACACCGATTCTGGAAGGAGCCTTGGCCTGTGGAGTCAGTAAGAATCAGTTAGATCGAATTTTGGATGAAAGCCGCTTTATGCCGCAGTTTGCAACAGAGTAA
- the ribD gene encoding bifunctional diaminohydroxyphosphoribosylaminopyrimidine deaminase/5-amino-6-(5-phosphoribosylamino)uracil reductase RibD has product MENDEGYMRLALELAAKAEGWTSPNPMVGAVIVKDGQIIGQGFHERAGLPHGERVALAACKEDPAGATLYVNLEPCCHYGRTPPCTEAILESRIARVVIGTEDPNPLVAGKGASILQKAGIQVTSGILQKECRQLNRVFFYYAVKKQPFVAMKYAMTMDGKIAAHTGLSRWITGPVAREHVHQLRHRYASILVGIGTVLADNPRLDCRLPNTKNPKRIICDSQLRLPLDSQIAVTAGDIETYVATASDDKEKSEALRRAGCTLWYLPGSDGRVDLAALMKRLGENEIDSVLLEGGGTLNYQALNSGLVDYIYAYIAPKILGGRNALTPVEGLGRDCPTDSILLRKKKVTLLGEDLLIEQEVSKAAGHV; this is encoded by the coding sequence ATGGAAAACGATGAAGGCTATATGAGGCTGGCGCTGGAACTGGCGGCAAAGGCAGAAGGCTGGACCAGTCCGAATCCCATGGTGGGGGCGGTTATCGTCAAGGATGGGCAAATTATTGGACAGGGCTTCCATGAGCGGGCGGGGCTGCCCCACGGAGAGCGGGTGGCCCTGGCGGCCTGCAAGGAGGATCCTGCTGGAGCTACCTTATACGTAAATTTAGAACCTTGCTGCCACTACGGCAGAACACCTCCTTGTACAGAGGCAATTCTAGAAAGCCGTATCGCCCGAGTGGTCATCGGCACCGAAGATCCCAATCCCCTGGTGGCTGGAAAGGGTGCTTCTATTCTCCAGAAAGCAGGAATTCAGGTTACCTCAGGCATTTTACAAAAGGAATGCAGGCAGCTAAACCGTGTATTTTTTTATTACGCTGTGAAAAAGCAACCATTTGTGGCCATGAAATACGCCATGACCATGGACGGAAAAATAGCGGCGCACACCGGCCTGTCCCGGTGGATTACAGGCCCGGTGGCCAGGGAGCACGTACATCAGCTGCGCCATCGATATGCGTCCATCTTGGTGGGCATTGGGACGGTGCTGGCTGACAACCCGCGGTTGGACTGTCGTCTGCCAAATACGAAAAATCCCAAGCGGATTATCTGTGACAGCCAGCTGAGGCTGCCGCTGGATTCCCAGATTGCAGTTACCGCCGGAGACATTGAAACCTATGTGGCCACGGCTTCTGACGACAAAGAAAAATCCGAAGCCCTTCGGCGTGCAGGCTGCACCCTGTGGTATCTGCCGGGGAGCGATGGACGAGTAGACTTGGCCGCTCTAATGAAACGCTTAGGGGAAAATGAAATAGACAGTGTCCTGCTGGAAGGCGGCGGAACCTTGAATTACCAAGCCCTCAACAGCGGATTGGTGGATTATATCTACGCTTATATCGCACCAAAGATTTTAGGCGGGCGAAATGCTTTGACACCGGTGGAAGGGCTGGGGCGGGATTGCCCGACGGACAGTATCCTTTTAAGGAAAAAAAAGGTTACCTTACTAGGAGAAGACCTGCTGATTGAGCAGGAGGTTAGCAAGGCGGCAGGCCATGTTTGA
- a CDS encoding LysR family transcriptional regulator, which translates to MFAKKDLIYAVYKEKSFSKAAESLFISQPSLSAMIKKVESKVGEPIFDRSTNPIQLTEIGKKYIACCEAIAKTEDTFANYLNDTYELKTGSLALGSNHLFMANVLPKFIEIFVGRYPYIDLNLVDSHSHDLEKKLLDGELDLIIDNKELNPSIYEKFFLGTEFLLLAVPRKLEINQGLEKYQLSYKDILKNRHIDDDQVLSTPLSFFAHTPFVLMPEGNDTRTRTNNIFLRQSIKPNLLFQLNQLATVYTIISIGLGSSFISDTLIKQSPAMQTQLVFYKVDDPDTKRKVFFHAKKNRYMTKAMEEFIAISKKYSPLSSLTE; encoded by the coding sequence ATGTTTGCCAAGAAAGATTTAATCTACGCCGTCTACAAGGAAAAAAGCTTTTCAAAGGCGGCAGAAAGCCTGTTTATTTCCCAGCCTTCCCTGAGTGCCATGATTAAGAAGGTCGAATCCAAGGTAGGGGAACCCATCTTTGACCGCAGTACCAACCCCATCCAACTGACGGAAATCGGCAAGAAATACATCGCTTGCTGTGAAGCGATCGCCAAGACCGAAGATACCTTTGCTAATTATTTAAATGACACATATGAGCTAAAAACTGGCTCCCTGGCCCTTGGCAGCAATCACCTTTTTATGGCCAACGTCCTGCCCAAATTTATCGAAATATTTGTCGGGCGATATCCCTATATTGATTTAAATCTGGTAGATTCCCATAGTCACGATTTGGAGAAAAAGCTATTGGACGGGGAATTGGATTTAATCATTGACAATAAAGAACTAAATCCCTCTATTTATGAAAAATTCTTTTTAGGCACTGAATTCCTACTATTAGCTGTTCCCAGAAAATTAGAAATAAATCAAGGCTTAGAGAAATATCAACTCTCCTATAAAGATATCCTTAAAAACCGACACATCGACGATGACCAGGTGCTGTCCACACCTCTGTCCTTCTTTGCCCACACGCCTTTTGTGCTCATGCCAGAAGGAAACGATACCCGGACTCGGACGAACAACATCTTTCTTCGCCAGTCCATCAAGCCCAACTTGCTCTTCCAGCTGAATCAGCTGGCCACCGTGTATACCATTATTTCCATCGGTCTTGGCAGTTCCTTTATCAGTGATACGCTGATTAAGCAGTCTCCCGCCATGCAGACTCAACTGGTCTTTTACAAGGTCGACGACCCAGATACCAAACGAAAGGTGTTCTTCCATGCTAAAAAGAATCGCTACATGACAAAGGCCATGGAAGAGTTTATCGCGATCAGTAAAAAATACAGCCCCCTGTCCAGTCTTACAGAATGA